A genomic region of Trifolium pratense cultivar HEN17-A07 linkage group LG3, ARS_RC_1.1, whole genome shotgun sequence contains the following coding sequences:
- the LOC123918189 gene encoding agamous-like MADS-box protein AGL104 yields the protein MKKMGRVKLQIKKIENTTNRQVTFSKRRNGLIKKAYELSVLCDVDVALIMFSPSGRATLFSGNKSFEEILERYINLSDTERGKLHNEENIRKLLRKLKVETDQICQVRSPMVTDPQLKEVQREILIWKTQLEEMKNRLRIFEGDPSEITTLCEAEYRVQVLQETLKQVQLRKCFLEEEQISHASPQVHLTKTVDVDGFVAGTTENALSWFPQGDTNDQILNFVNAYGPPPLSDQQAMSTVVNMVTPTSTLLHSGNINGDCQISPGNGTDAEINNTPQFGQITDNNLSSWEHLHHLENGALSVAETRDGQLLEQYLSQVAMANVLMSNQDQLQI from the exons ATGAAAAAGATGGGGAGAGTGAAGCTTCAAATCAAGAAAATTGAGAACACAACGAATAGACAAGTCACTTTCTCGAAGAGGAgaaatggtttaatcaagaaaGCTTATGAACTTTCTGTTCTTTGTGATGTTGATGTTGCTCTCATCATGTTTTCTCCATCGGGGAGAGCCACTCTCTTCTCGGGCAATAAAAG CTTCGAAGAAATTCTAGAACGATATATAAATCTTTCGGACACTGAACGTGGAAA GCTGCATAATGAAGAG AACATTCGAAAGCTTCTCCGTAAATTGAAAGTGGAAACCGATCAAATTTGTCAAGTTCGTAG CCCTATGGTTACAGACCCTCAACTCAAG GAGGTTCAAAGAGAAATTTTAATTTGGAAGACTCAATTGGAAGAGATGAAGAATCGACTAAG GATATTTGAAGGAGATCCTTCTGAGATCACTACATTGTGTGAAGCTGAATATCGCGTACAAGTACTTCAGGAAACTCTAAAACAAGTGCAACTGCGAAAA TGCTTTTTGGAGGAAGAGCAAATTTCTCATGCATCTCCACAG GTACATCTTACAAAAACTGTAGATGTAGATGGCTTTGTTGCTGGAACTACAGAGAATGCATTAAGCTGGTTTCCACAAGGAGATACCAACGATCAGATTCTGAACTTTGTTAATGCTTATGGCCCTCCTCCTCTCAG CGATCAACAAGCAATGAGTACTGTTGTTAATATGGTAACGCCAACTTCGACCCTTCTGCATTCTGGAAACATCAATGGCGATTGTCAAATTAGTCCCGGGAATGGTACAGACGCTGAAATTAATAATACACCTCAGTTTGGACAAATTACAGACAACAATTTGTCCTCTTGGGAGCACCTCCACCATTTAG AGAATGGTGCATTATCAGTTGCAGAGACAAGAGACGGACAACTACTGGAACAATATCTTTCTCAAGTTGCCATGGCAAATGTTTTAATGAGTAATCAAGATCAACTTcaaatatga
- the LOC123918194 gene encoding peamaclein-like produces the protein MKLAFALLLLVLSSSFLEVSLAGSVFCDTRCAERCSEASIQDRCLKYCGICCEKCNCVPSGTYGNKDECPCYRDMKNSKGKGKCP, from the exons atGAAGCTTGCATTTGCATTACTCCTTCTTGTCCTCAGCTCCTCTTTCTTAGAAGTCTCGTTAGCTGGTTCTG TTTTTTGTGACACTAGGTGTGCGGAAAGGTGCTCAGAAGCTTCGATTCAGGACAGATGTTTGAAGTATTGTGGGATCTGTTGTGAGAAATGTAACTGTGTGCCATCTGGGACTTATGGGAACAAAGATGAGTGTCCTTGTTATAGAGACATGAAAAACTCAAAGGGCAAAGGAAAATGCCCTTAA
- the LOC123918192 gene encoding metal transporter Nramp2-like, whose amino-acid sequence MSGPSREEQDSNSNSKEEVKEDEEGNRLLELEGESEEEEEAAYESGEKIVVVDFEFDSIDDSAVPPFSWKKLWMFTGPGFLMSIAFLDPGNLEGDLQAGAIAGYSLLWLLMWATFMGLLIQLLSARVGVATGRHLAELCRDEYPNWARYVLWFMAELALIGADIQEVIGSAIAIQILSRGVLPLWAGVLITASDCFFFLFLENYGVRKLEAAFAVLIGTMALSFAWMFGDTKPSGKELVMGILIPRLSSKTIRQAVGVVGCVIMPHNVFLHSALVQSRKIDPNKKGRVQEALNYYNIESTVALSVTFMINLFVTTVFAKGFYGTEQANSIGLVNAGQYLEEKYGGGLFPILYIWGIGLLAAGQSSTITGTYAGQFIMGGFLNLRLKKWLRALITRSCAIVPTIIVAIVYNSSEGSLDVLNEWLNVLQSVQIPFALIPLLTLVSKERIMGSFKVGPVLERVAWTVAALIIVINGYLLVDFFLSEVNGVLFAFVACSCTVSYIAFIVYLISQSGILPSAWVDRFPKGFSLTGN is encoded by the exons atgaGTGGTCCATCGCGAGAAGAAcaagattcaaattcaaattcaaaggaAGAGGTAAAAGAAGACGAAGAAGGTAACCGGTTACTGGAACTAGAAGGTGAAtcggaagaagaagaagaagcagcgTATGAATCCGGCGAGAAAATCGTGGTGGTAGATTTCGAATTCGATTCAATAGACGATTCAGCCGTTCCACCTTTCTCATGGAAAAAGCTATGGATGTTTACTGGACCTGGATTCTTGATGAGTATAGCTTTTTTGGATCCAGGGAATTTGGAAGGGGATCTACAAGCTGGAGCAATTGCTGGTTATTCTCTTCTATGGTTGTTGATGTGGGCTACTTTTATGGGGTTATTGATTCAATTGCTTTCTGCTAGGGTTGGTGTTGCTACTGGTCGTCATTTAGCTGAGCTTTGTAGAGATGAGTATCCTAATTGGGCTCGTTATGTGCTTTGGTTTATGGCTGAACTTGCTTTGATTGGTGCTGATATTCAAGAGGTTATTGGTAGTGCTATTGCTATTCAGATTCTTAGTCGTGGTGTTTTGCCTCTTTGGGCTGGTGTTCTTATCACTGCTTCTGATTG ctttttctttctctttcttgagAACTACGGAGTGAGGAAGTTGGAAGCTGCTTTTGCAGTTCTCATCGGTACCATGGCTCTTTCTTTTGCCTGGATGTTTGGTGACACAAAGCCTAGTGGAAAAGAGCTCGTCATGG GTATTTTGATTCCAAGACTTAGCTCAAAAACAATCCGTCAGGCTGTGGGCGTTGTGGGTTGTGTCATTATGCCTCACAATGTATTTCTGCATTCTGCTTTAGTGCAGTCAAGGAAGATTGATCCGAATAAGAAAGGCCGGGTGCAAGAGGCTCTTAATTACTATAATATTGAGTCAACAGTTGCACTTTCAGTCACCTTTATGATCAATCTGTTTGTCACAACAGTTTTTGCTAAGGGTTTTTATGGTACAGAGCAGGCAAATAGCATAGGATTGGTAAATGCAGGGCAGTATCTTGAGGAAAAATATGGAGGTGGACTCTTCCCTATTCTTTATATATGGGGGATCGGGTTATTGGCAGCTGGACAAAGTAGCACTATTACTGGCACGTATGCTGGGCAGTTCATAATGGGGGGTTTCCTCAACCTTCGATTAAAGAAATGGTTGAGAGCATTGATCACTCGGAGTTGTGCAATTGTGCCAACTATAATTGTAGCTATTGTTTATAATAGCTCAGAAGGCTCATTGGATGTTTTGAATGAATGGCTTAATGTGCTTCAGTCCGTACAAATTCCCTTTGCATTGATTCCCCTCCTCACGTTGGTCTCCAAAGAGCGTATCATGGGGTCCTTTAAGGTTGGGCCTGTTCTTGAG agGGTGGCTTGGACGGTTGCTGCACTGATAATAGTAATTAATGGGTATCTCTTAGTAGATTTCTTCCTTTCTGAGGTGAACGGCGTACTATTTGCTTTTGTAGCCTGCTCTTGCACAGTTTCTTATATTGcattcattgtatatttaatttcacAAAGTGGAATTCTTCCTTCCGCTTGGGTTGATCGATTTCCAAAGGGTTTTTCTCTTACTGGGAATTAA
- the LOC123918193 gene encoding pumilio homolog 12-like, with product MSNRFNPDLAENDPTSFSPRSLYLRYLSSLSQNQNQNQNLNLNQNNQSNEVRFSPQIQNPSGENQTLEDVFSRLSVNNVNNQSYGYGVGVNSVVDSPYYNYGIQARETTGFNRPNIVNGGGVISPPPQNLFIRSDNRDVYGFNGFNNDYAVLARQSGYVGYGNGGVVGGGGGDELLGKIQFGLMNESSVQNVSWGVNVNDVVNVNNVNGRNSHWFDDFRGRVFSMAKDHHGSKILQDLIDNFKGEAVYYIFLELISHMVELMPDPAGSQVVQKMVGFCNQDQQTRIVLNITNHSLQLIKICLNLHGSRAVEKLLEKVTTRQQRTLIMSALTPSAILMSKDINGHRVVLHCLKNFPHEETKQFLYVLAKNTLSIAKDKTGCCVLQYCASHTQGEAKDHLIDDIVLNAPLLAEDCYGNYVIQHLLSLKIPRVSNNLFSQLKGQFIYLACNKYGSNVVEKFFQDAGVNLSAHIIVELLRDSSVSRLLVDPYGNYVISSALTRFKGAHNIKNALLQLIQTNSQMMRTNMYGKKLLDKFEGRNQYL from the exons ATGTCGAACCGCTTCAATCCCGATCTGGCCGAGAATGATCCGACGTCGTTTTCACCTCGATCGCTCTATCTTCGTTATTTATCATCGCTATCGCAAAACCAAAACCAGAACCAAAACCTGAACCTGAACCAGAACAATCAAAGTAATGAGGTTCGATTTTCACCTCAAATTCAAAACCCTAGTGGTGAGAATCAAACCCTAGAAGATGTTTTTTCTCGTCTTTCTGTTAATAATGTTAATAATCAATCTTATGGTTATGGTGTTGGTGTCAATTCTGTTGTTGATTCCCCTTATTATAACTATGGGATTCAAGCTCGTGAAACAACTGGTTTCAATAGACCTAATATTGTTAACGGTGGCGGGGTAATTTCTCCCCCGCCGCAGAATCTTTTTATCAGGTCTGATAATAGAGATGTCTATGGGTTTAATGGGTTTAATAATGATTATGCTGTTTTAGCTAGGCAAAGTGGTTATGTTGGTTATGGTAATGGGggtgttgttggtggtggtggtggtgatgaatTGCTTGGAAAGATTCAATTTGGTTTGATGAATGAATCCTCTGTGCAGAATGTTTCTTGGGGGGTTAATGTTAATGATGTTGTGAATGTGAATAATGTGAATGGAAGGAATTCACATTGGTTTGACGATTTTCGTGGGAGGGTTTTTTCAATGGCTAAGGATCATCATGGAAGTAAGATTTTGCAGGATTTGATTGATAATTTCAAAGGTGAAGCTGTTTATTACATTTTCTTGGAGCTGATAAGTCATATGGTTGAGCTCATGCCTGATCCAGCTGGTAGTCAGGTTGTTCAAAAGATGGTTGGATTTTGCAATCAAGATCAACAGACTAGGATTGTTTTGAACATCACTAACCATAGTCTTCAGTTGATCAAAATTTGCCTTAATCTTCATGG TTCTCGTGCTGTTGAGAAGCTGTTGGAGAAGGTTACCACCAGACAACAAAGAACTCTAATTATGTCAGCTTTGACTCCAAGTGCTATTTTGATGTCTAAGGATATAAATGGTCACCGTGTGGTTCTTCATTGTTTGAAAAATTTCCCACATGAAGAAACTAAG CAATTCCTGTATGTTCTTGCAAAAAACACTTTGTCAATTGCAAAAGATAAGACCGGATGTTGTGTGCTGCAGTATTGTGCTAGCCATACTCAAGGAGAAGCTAAGGATCACCTGATCGATGACATTGTCCTTAATGCACCACTATTAGCAGAAGATTGTTACGG CAACTATGTGATTCAACATCTATTGTCTCTGAAAATTCCCAGAGTCTCGAACAACTTATTCAGTCAGCTTAAAGGACAATTTATATATCTTGCCTGCAATAAATATGGCAGTAATGTAGTGGAAAAATTTTTCCAAGACGCAGGAGTTAATCTATCTGCACACATCATTGTGGAGTTGCTTCGTGATTCAAGTGTATCAAGGCTCCTTGTGGATCCATATGGAAATTATGTCATCAGTTCGGCATTGACAAGATTTAAG GGTGCTCATAACATTAAGAATGCCCTGCTGCAGCTGATCCAAACTAATTCTCAAATGATGCGTACCAATATGTATGGCAAAAAGTTGCTTGATAAGTTTGAGGGAAGAAATCAGTATCTATAA